A region of Vigna radiata var. radiata cultivar VC1973A chromosome 10, Vradiata_ver6, whole genome shotgun sequence DNA encodes the following proteins:
- the LOC106774742 gene encoding protein FAR-RED IMPAIRED RESPONSE 1-like translates to MATSTTNVNDLPQCNANTPDPNETCLDNEPRIHMCFDTMEDAKKFYTNYAITCGFAVRTRTSKKDKDNNVYYLRLVCSREGKYVSSIKPEVKTLPSQTNQCPAGITIARKDNKWFIRIVALDHSHDLCPNTSKLIPGNRKLSMQVKHTLKVNDDAGVGINKSFLSIVSDAGGFENMEFVERDARNCIVQHRRSLCKDDDGQALLRHFSSMKDLNNDFFYDIALDEGNRICSVFWADVRSRAACEEFGDVVSFDTTYLTNKYGMPIASFVGVNHHRHSILLGYGLLSFEDTASFVWLFESWLRCMGNKAPDGIITDQCRAMANAIEEDFPNTRHGWCLWHIMKKLPEIFQGFKNYVAIKTNIHVFVYDCGSPTDFENGWEELVTKHALEGND, encoded by the coding sequence ATGGCTACAAGCACAACTAATGTGAATGACCTACCTCAGTGCAATGCAAATACTCCTGACCCTAATGAAACTTGTTTGGACAACGAGCCTAGGATTCATATGTGTTTTGATACAATGGAAGATGCAAAGAAATTTTACACGAATTACGCCATTACATGTGGATTTGCTGTGAGGACAAGAACTTCAAAAAAAGATAAGGACAACAATGTGTACTACTTGCGATTAGTTTGTTCAAGGGAAGGAAAATATGTATCTTCCATCAAACCTGAGGTGAAAACACTTCCAAGTCAAACAAATCAATGTCCAGCTGGCATTACCATTGCAAGGAAGGACAATAAATGGTTTATAAGGATAGTCGCGCTAGATCACAGCCATGACCTATGCCCGAATACATCTAAGCTAATTCCTGGGAATAGAAAATTAAGCATGCAAGTCAAACACACGTTGAAGGTCAATGACGATGCGGGAGTTggaataaataagagtttccttagcATTGTTAGCGATGCAGGTGGATTTGAGAACATGGAATTCGTGGAACGAGATGCACGAAACTGCATTGTGCAACACAGAAGATCTTTATGTAAGGACGATGATGGTCAAGCCCTCTTACGACACTTCTCATCAATGAAAGATTTAAACAATGACTTCTTCTATGACATTGCATTGGACGAAGGAAATAGAATATGTAGTGTGTTTTGGGCAGATGTAAGAAGTAGAGCTGCGTGTGAAGAATTTGGTGATGTTGTGTCATTCGACACCACTTACTTGACAAATAAGTATGGCATGCCAATTGCGTCGTTTGTAGGAGTTAACCATCATCGTCACTCCATTTTACTTGGATATGGATTGCTTTCTTTCGAAGACACTGCGTCATTTGTGTGGTTGTTTGAATCTTGGTTGAGATGCATGGGAAATAAGGCCCCTGATGGCATTATAACGGATCAATGCAGGGCAATGGCGAATGCCATTGAAGAGGATTTTCCAAATACAAGACACGGGTGGTGTTTATGGCACATAATGAAGAAGTTGCCCGAAATATTTCAAGGCTTCAAAAATTATGTTGCCATCAAAACAAATATACATGTATTTGTCTATGACTGTGGGTCACCAACGGACTTTGAGAATGGATGGGAAGAACTAGTAACGAAGCATGCATTAGAGGGGAATGATTAA